One window of Terriglobales bacterium genomic DNA carries:
- the rpsJ gene encoding 30S ribosomal protein S10 produces MVGQRIRIRLKAYDYRVLDQSTGEIVETARRTGAQVAGPIPLPTIKNKYCVLRSPHVDKKSREAFEIRTHKRLLDILDPTQQTVDALMKLDLPAGVDVEIKAFGS; encoded by the coding sequence ATGGTAGGACAGAGAATACGCATCCGGTTGAAGGCTTACGACTATCGCGTTCTTGACCAGTCGACTGGGGAGATCGTGGAAACCGCGCGTCGCACCGGAGCGCAGGTAGCGGGACCGATTCCGCTGCCGACGATCAAGAATAAGTACTGTGTGCTGCGTTCGCCGCACGTCGACAAGAAGTCGCGCGAGGCCTTCGAGATCCGCACACACAAGCGACTGCTCGACATCCTCGATCCCACACAGCAGACGGTTGATGCGCTGATGAAGCTCGATCTTCCGGCCGGTGTGGACGTCGAGATCAAGGCATTCGGAAGTTAG
- the rplC gene encoding 50S ribosomal protein L3 has product MVSGILGKKVGMTQLFDDKGEVRPITVLQAGPCVITQRKNAARDGYDAVQIGLVEFVKGKRVTKPMQGHFGKHNLPPVKFMKEVTVNTVVEAGETQSKGENPPAETNGQVKVGDKVLVDIFQDEKFVDVTGTSKGRGFAGVVRRHHFGGGPKSHGHMFQVQGSIGASSFPSRTFPGQRMSGHMGVDQCTVRNLRIIGIDLEENLLMVEGAVPGPKGGYVVINKAKKPPRERRGFAGAQTVDPLKAAKKAAAGKAKK; this is encoded by the coding sequence ATGGTTTCAGGAATTTTGGGAAAAAAAGTCGGCATGACGCAGCTCTTCGATGACAAGGGCGAGGTACGCCCGATTACGGTGCTGCAGGCTGGACCGTGCGTGATCACGCAGCGCAAGAACGCGGCGCGTGACGGATACGACGCCGTCCAGATTGGACTCGTCGAATTCGTGAAGGGCAAGCGCGTTACTAAGCCGATGCAGGGACACTTCGGCAAACACAATCTGCCGCCGGTGAAGTTTATGAAGGAAGTCACCGTAAACACTGTAGTGGAAGCTGGCGAGACGCAGTCGAAGGGCGAGAATCCCCCGGCGGAGACGAACGGCCAGGTCAAGGTCGGTGACAAAGTTCTGGTGGATATCTTCCAGGACGAAAAGTTTGTCGATGTGACTGGAACCAGTAAGGGTCGAGGATTCGCTGGCGTTGTTCGTCGGCACCATTTCGGCGGCGGACCGAAGTCCCACGGGCATATGTTCCAGGTGCAGGGTTCGATCGGCGCCTCATCGTTCCCATCTCGCACGTTCCCCGGACAGCGCATGTCCGGGCACATGGGCGTCGACCAGTGCACGGTTCGCAACCTGCGCATCATCGGCATCGACCTTGAAGAAAATCTGTTGATGGTCGAAGGCGCGGTACCTGGTCCCAAAGGCGGATATGTAGTGATCAACAAGGCCAAGAAGCCGCCGCGTGAGCGTCGTGGATTTGCCGGCGCGCAAACGGTCGATCCGTTGAAGGCTGCGAAGAAGGCCGCTGCCGGAAAGGCCAAGAAATAA
- the rplD gene encoding 50S ribosomal protein L4 translates to MAKIDVVDLKGKKVGSLELADEVFGTINEDLLWEAVTHYRAAQRAGTHATKNKKLVSGAGRKLWKQKGTGRARVGSIRSPLWRHGGTVHGPQPRSYDFAFPKKKLLGALRSALATKLSDGKLTVVESLDSLSGKTKDLREALDTLGVEKTSLIVANVNSETREHDRNLYLSARNLDGVELVSGSEVHPYHLLRYDRAIFARPAIEQLQETLKKTVSKRQNAEVA, encoded by the coding sequence ATGGCAAAGATTGACGTTGTAGATCTGAAGGGCAAGAAGGTCGGCAGCCTTGAGCTGGCAGACGAGGTCTTCGGCACGATCAATGAAGACCTGCTCTGGGAAGCAGTGACGCATTACCGCGCAGCTCAGCGCGCGGGTACTCACGCGACCAAGAACAAGAAGCTCGTTTCCGGCGCAGGCAGAAAGCTGTGGAAGCAAAAGGGTACCGGACGGGCGCGTGTTGGCTCGATCCGATCGCCTCTCTGGCGCCACGGTGGCACGGTCCACGGACCTCAGCCGCGCAGCTACGATTTTGCGTTTCCCAAAAAGAAACTGCTCGGGGCGTTGCGGTCGGCCCTGGCAACGAAGCTGTCGGACGGCAAGCTGACTGTGGTTGAGAGCCTGGATTCCCTTTCGGGCAAAACCAAAGACTTGCGAGAAGCCCTGGATACGCTGGGTGTCGAGAAGACTTCGTTGATCGTGGCGAACGTGAATTCTGAGACTCGGGAACACGATCGCAATTTGTATCTGAGCGCGCGGAATCTCGACGGAGTGGAGTTGGTGTCGGGTTCGGAAGTGCATCCGTATCACCTGCTTCGTTACGACCGTGCGATTTTCGCGCGGCCTGCGATCGAGCAGTTGCAGGAGACGCTTAAGAAGACCGTATCCAAGCGGCAGAATGCGGAGGTGGCCTAA
- the rplW gene encoding 50S ribosomal protein L23, giving the protein MKSAYQIIRRPVITEKAERAKEFDPKAAKDKSSRKKEATSGQLVFEVAAKATKTEIKQAVQQVFKVKVDTVRTANFHGKERRRGRFAGHRPDWKKAYVRLKVGEKMPEYADNA; this is encoded by the coding sequence ATGAAGTCTGCTTACCAAATCATCCGCCGGCCGGTGATCACGGAGAAGGCTGAGCGAGCGAAGGAATTTGATCCGAAGGCCGCCAAGGACAAGAGTTCGCGCAAGAAGGAAGCAACTTCGGGTCAGCTCGTATTTGAAGTTGCAGCTAAGGCAACCAAGACCGAGATCAAGCAAGCCGTGCAACAGGTCTTCAAGGTAAAGGTTGATACGGTGCGGACCGCGAACTTCCACGGCAAGGAGCGACGCCGCGGCCGTTTCGCCGGACATCGTCCGGACTGGAAGAAGGCTTACGTTCGTTTGAAAGTGGGCGAGAAGATGCCCGAATACGCGGACAACGCGTAG
- the rplB gene encoding 50S ribosomal protein L2, translating into MPIKTYRPLTPSLRFKTTLVNDDITTDRPHKALTKIKQRTGGRRNAGDITSWHRGGGHKRKIRVIDFKRDKAGVPATVASIEYDPNRSARIALLAYADGEKRYILQPVGLQVGQKIVSGPEADILVGNALPLRNIPAGTTVHNIELKPGKGAQMVRSAGGAAQLVAKEGDYALLKLPSGETRKVLIDCMATVGQVGNTDHENVSIGKAGRKRWLGRRPVNRGVAMNPVDHPHGGGEGKTSGGRHPVTPWGQPTRGYKTRNNKRTDKFIVSRGK; encoded by the coding sequence ATGCCGATTAAGACATACAGACCACTTACTCCGTCGCTGCGGTTCAAGACGACACTGGTCAACGACGACATCACGACCGATCGTCCGCACAAGGCGCTGACGAAGATCAAGCAGCGTACTGGTGGGCGTCGCAACGCCGGCGACATCACGAGCTGGCATCGTGGCGGTGGGCATAAGCGCAAGATTCGCGTGATCGACTTCAAGCGCGATAAGGCCGGAGTCCCGGCGACCGTCGCGTCGATCGAATACGATCCGAACCGCTCTGCGCGTATCGCTCTGTTGGCATATGCTGATGGCGAGAAGCGCTACATCCTGCAACCGGTGGGGCTGCAGGTTGGGCAGAAGATCGTCAGCGGTCCTGAGGCTGACATTCTGGTTGGCAATGCGCTTCCGCTGCGCAACATCCCTGCGGGTACTACCGTGCACAACATCGAGCTGAAGCCGGGAAAGGGTGCGCAGATGGTGCGCTCGGCCGGTGGCGCTGCGCAGCTGGTTGCGAAGGAAGGCGACTACGCGCTGCTGAAGCTGCCCTCGGGCGAGACACGCAAGGTGCTCATCGATTGTATGGCGACGGTGGGTCAAGTCGGGAATACCGATCATGAAAATGTCTCGATCGGCAAGGCTGGCCGTAAGCGATGGTTGGGTCGTCGTCCGGTGAACCGCGGTGTTGCCATGAACCCGGTCGACCATCCACATGGTGGTGGCGAAGGAAAGACCTCCGGCGGACGTCATCCGGTGACACCCTGGGGACAACCGACACGAGGCTACAAGACGCGCAATAACAAGCGGACTGACAAGTTCATCGTGAGCAGAGGGAAATAA
- the rpsS gene encoding 30S ribosomal protein S19, whose translation MARSTKKGPFIDEHLMKRIETMNRANDKKVVRTWSRRSTIHPDMVGHTIAVHNGRKFIPVYVSENMVGHKLGEFSQTRSFKGHSVKAAATETAAKPAPAPTPAK comes from the coding sequence ATGGCAAGAAGCACAAAAAAGGGGCCGTTCATCGACGAGCACCTGATGAAAAGAATCGAGACAATGAACCGCGCGAACGACAAGAAGGTCGTGCGCACGTGGTCGCGTCGGTCAACGATTCACCCTGACATGGTGGGACACACAATCGCCGTGCACAACGGCCGCAAGTTCATTCCGGTGTATGTCTCCGAGAACATGGTCGGACACAAGCTGGGCGAATTTAGCCAGACGCGAAGCTTCAAAGGGCACTCGGTGAAGGCGGCGGCAACGGAAACCGCAGCGAAGCCAGCGCCAGCGCCGACACCGGCGAAATAG
- the rplV gene encoding 50S ribosomal protein L22 produces the protein MNFAEQEFLAQARFQRVSPQKARLVLDLIKGRRVEEAVNTLAFTKKGIAPAIGKLLRSAIENANYLGQEKGLDVDVDQLYVKRAIANDGPRMKRIRPAPMGRAYRYQRRMAHIEIALAEKLRAQTGGAATVVGEEAPKAKKRAVGKPAKKTASKKATAKG, from the coding sequence ATGAATTTTGCTGAACAGGAATTTCTAGCCCAGGCGCGCTTCCAGCGTGTCTCGCCGCAGAAGGCTCGCTTGGTATTAGACCTGATCAAGGGCCGCCGCGTGGAAGAAGCGGTGAATACGCTAGCTTTTACCAAAAAGGGAATTGCTCCGGCGATCGGCAAGCTGCTGCGCTCTGCGATCGAGAATGCCAATTATCTTGGGCAGGAGAAGGGCCTCGACGTCGACGTCGATCAGCTCTACGTGAAGCGCGCGATCGCCAACGATGGTCCCCGCATGAAGCGTATTCGTCCGGCTCCGATGGGAAGGGCATATCGTTATCAGCGCCGCATGGCACACATTGAGATTGCTCTCGCTGAAAAGCTTCGCGCACAGACTGGCGGCGCTGCGACCGTAGTCGGCGAGGAAGCTCCGAAAGCTAAGAAGCGCGCTGTGGGCAAGCCCGCGAAGAAGACCGCGTCGAAAAAAGCGACGGCGAAAGGATAA
- the rpsC gene encoding 30S ribosomal protein S3 has product MGQKVHPYGFRLGYTKPWKSRWFVERDYDKLLLEDVKLKAELKDKLKSAGVSAIEIERPGNKLRIIIKTARPGIIIGRKGAEIDKLKIELQKRTNRDVFIDIQEVHKPELDAQLVSESIALQLEKRVGFRRAMRKSVDSALRFGCKGIKVRVSGRLNGNEIARSEWYLQGRLPLHTLRADIEYGFSEARTTYGVIGVKTWIYKGEILAQKKREPQVAATAF; this is encoded by the coding sequence ATGGGTCAGAAGGTACATCCCTACGGATTTCGGCTCGGCTACACCAAGCCCTGGAAATCGCGCTGGTTCGTCGAGCGCGACTACGACAAGCTCCTCCTGGAAGACGTGAAGCTCAAGGCAGAGTTGAAAGACAAGCTGAAGTCCGCCGGCGTGAGCGCGATTGAAATTGAGCGCCCGGGGAATAAGCTACGGATCATCATCAAGACGGCGCGGCCTGGCATCATCATCGGACGCAAGGGCGCCGAGATTGACAAGCTCAAAATCGAGTTGCAGAAGCGGACCAACCGCGATGTCTTCATCGATATTCAGGAAGTGCATAAGCCGGAGCTCGATGCTCAACTGGTCTCCGAGTCGATTGCTCTTCAGCTTGAAAAGCGTGTCGGCTTCCGCCGCGCGATGCGCAAGTCAGTCGATTCTGCCCTGCGGTTTGGGTGCAAGGGCATCAAGGTTCGCGTGTCCGGCCGCTTGAACGGAAACGAGATCGCACGCTCGGAGTGGTACCTCCAGGGAAGGCTGCCGTTGCATACGCTGCGCGCCGATATTGAGTATGGCTTCAGCGAGGCGCGCACGACGTACGGCGTAATTGGAGTGAAGACCTGGATTTACAAAGGCGAGATTCTTGCGCAGAAGAAGCGTGAGCCACAGGTGGCAGCGACGGCGTTTTAG
- the rplP gene encoding 50S ribosomal protein L16: MPKKVKYRKTQRGRMAGKAWRGSQLSFGDYGLKVLECGYITDRQIEASRVAMTRFVKRGGKVWLRLFPDKPVTKKPAETRMGKGKGAPDHWVAVVRPGKILFEMEGVSQADAQEAMRLASHKLPLRTKFVAREGH; this comes from the coding sequence ATGCCGAAAAAAGTTAAGTACCGCAAGACGCAGCGCGGACGCATGGCTGGAAAAGCATGGCGCGGTTCGCAGCTCTCCTTCGGTGACTATGGACTGAAAGTGCTGGAGTGCGGCTACATCACTGACCGCCAGATCGAAGCAAGCCGCGTGGCGATGACGCGTTTCGTGAAGCGTGGTGGCAAGGTGTGGCTCCGGCTCTTTCCTGACAAGCCGGTAACCAAGAAGCCCGCCGAAACTCGTATGGGTAAAGGAAAGGGAGCGCCGGATCACTGGGTAGCGGTGGTTCGCCCGGGCAAGATCCTGTTCGAGATGGAAGGGGTAAGTCAGGCCGACGCGCAGGAAGCGATGCGCCTGGCGTCACACAAGCTTCCGCTTAGAACCAAGTTCGTTGCGCGTGAAGGACATTAG
- the rpmC gene encoding 50S ribosomal protein L29, which translates to MNIEKIRNLGPDELLHQQRDAADQLFRLKFQLKMGQTSGVKKMRELRKDLARIKTIARERELGIDNAVVSNAASTATTAKHQAAPAAAPMAPAKKKSSRAVAKKKSASAKKAAAPKKKVAAKKSKAKR; encoded by the coding sequence ATGAATATCGAGAAAATCAGAAATCTTGGTCCTGACGAGCTGCTGCACCAACAGCGCGATGCTGCCGATCAGCTCTTTCGGCTGAAGTTCCAACTCAAAATGGGACAGACGAGCGGCGTCAAAAAAATGCGCGAGCTGCGCAAGGACCTGGCGCGCATCAAGACAATCGCTCGTGAGCGCGAACTGGGAATTGACAATGCTGTAGTTAGTAACGCTGCCAGCACAGCGACAACGGCGAAGCATCAAGCCGCGCCTGCCGCAGCCCCGATGGCTCCCGCAAAGAAGAAGTCCTCGAGGGCGGTCGCAAAGAAGAAGTCGGCATCCGCGAAGAAGGCAGCTGCACCGAAAAAGAAAGTCGCGGCAAAGAAGAGCAAAGCGAAAAGGTAG
- the rpsQ gene encoding 30S ribosomal protein S17 produces MAQQATGATALKTDSHRNEKIGYVTSTKMAKTVVVEVEMRKAHAKYKRVIAKSKKFYAHDEQNTARTGDVVRIVETRPLSKLKRWRLAEIIQRAAIVPGAEKIEQAS; encoded by the coding sequence ATGGCCCAGCAAGCAACCGGAGCAACGGCGCTTAAGACCGATTCACACCGGAATGAAAAGATCGGATACGTAACTTCCACGAAGATGGCGAAGACCGTGGTGGTTGAAGTTGAGATGCGCAAGGCGCACGCCAAGTACAAGCGTGTAATCGCGAAGTCCAAGAAGTTCTACGCGCATGACGAACAGAACACTGCTCGCACGGGCGATGTGGTGCGCATCGTCGAAACACGTCCATTGTCCAAGCTGAAGCGCTGGCGTCTGGCTGAGATCATTCAGCGTGCAGCGATCGTGCCGGGCGCGGAAAAGATCGAGCAGGCAAGCTAG
- the rplN gene encoding 50S ribosomal protein L14, whose translation MAVMMRSMLEVADNSGARKLQMILPLGGSSGLRAGLGDIITASVKEASPDGTAKKGTVVKAVVVRMRKESRRRDGTYIRFDQNAAVLINETGEPVGTRVFGPVARELREKKFLKIVSLAPEVL comes from the coding sequence ATGGCCGTAATGATGCGAAGCATGTTGGAAGTCGCCGATAACTCCGGCGCGCGCAAGTTGCAGATGATTCTGCCGCTGGGCGGATCCAGTGGTCTGCGCGCGGGTTTGGGCGACATTATCACCGCCTCCGTGAAGGAAGCATCGCCGGATGGAACGGCGAAAAAGGGAACCGTGGTGAAAGCGGTAGTTGTGCGCATGCGCAAGGAGTCGCGCCGCCGCGATGGCACCTATATTCGCTTCGACCAGAACGCCGCGGTGCTGATCAATGAGACCGGCGAGCCGGTAGGGACGCGTGTCTTTGGTCCGGTTGCCCGCGAACTGCGTGAGAAGAAGTTCTTAAAGATTGTTTCGCTTGCCCCAGAGGTTCTGTAA
- the rplX gene encoding 50S ribosomal protein L24, with translation MMEKTYDIRRNDQVKIIAGRDKGKEGRVLRVFPDKARVLVEHVMMVKKNVRPNPQKNIKGGIAEQESPIAISNVKLICPSCGPVRVGHDRHGEKSVRVCKRCKTTLEKS, from the coding sequence ATGATGGAAAAGACATATGACATCCGCCGCAACGATCAGGTAAAGATCATTGCCGGTCGTGACAAGGGCAAAGAAGGACGCGTGCTGCGTGTGTTTCCCGACAAGGCTCGCGTGTTGGTCGAGCACGTGATGATGGTGAAGAAGAACGTGCGGCCGAATCCGCAGAAGAACATTAAGGGTGGCATCGCCGAGCAGGAGAGCCCAATCGCGATCTCGAACGTAAAGCTCATCTGCCCGAGTTGCGGACCGGTGCGAGTTGGGCACGACCGACACGGCGAGAAGAGCGTTCGCGTCTGCAAACGCTGCAAGACCACGTTGGAGAAGAGCTAA
- the rplE gene encoding 50S ribosomal protein L5 — protein sequence MSARLRERFHKDIAPVLQKELSLKNPMAVPRLHKIVVNMGVGEATQNAKVLDPAVAELGQITGQKPVVTKAKKSIAAFKVREGMPIGAMVTLRGDRMYEFLDRLINVVLPRVRDFRGVSTKSFDGRGNYTLGLRDQLIFPEIDYAKVDKLKGMNVTIVTTAKNDNEARALLRSFGMPFRAA from the coding sequence ATGAGTGCGAGATTACGAGAAAGATTTCACAAAGACATCGCCCCTGTGCTCCAGAAGGAGCTGTCGCTGAAGAATCCGATGGCGGTTCCTCGCTTACATAAGATCGTTGTGAACATGGGAGTCGGCGAGGCGACGCAGAATGCGAAGGTCCTCGATCCTGCTGTCGCGGAACTCGGCCAGATTACCGGGCAGAAGCCAGTGGTGACGAAAGCAAAGAAATCCATCGCTGCGTTCAAGGTTCGTGAAGGAATGCCGATCGGCGCCATGGTCACTCTGCGCGGGGATCGTATGTATGAGTTCCTCGACCGTTTGATCAATGTGGTGCTGCCCCGTGTGCGCGACTTCCGGGGAGTCTCCACGAAGTCCTTCGATGGGCGCGGCAACTACACGCTTGGACTGCGCGATCAGTTGATCTTTCCGGAGATCGACTATGCGAAAGTCGACAAGCTCAAAGGTATGAATGTCACGATTGTGACGACAGCTAAGAACGACAACGAAGCCCGAGCATTGCTTCGTAGCTTCGGAATGCCGTTCAGGGCCGCGTAA
- a CDS encoding type Z 30S ribosomal protein S14 — translation MTTAKRVKDAKIEKKFEQARGSKGPKPKFSTRRHNRCKLCGRPRAYLRKFGVCRLCFRGLALRGEIPGVSKSSW, via the coding sequence ATGACTACAGCAAAACGAGTCAAGGACGCGAAGATCGAGAAAAAGTTTGAGCAGGCGCGCGGCAGCAAAGGGCCGAAGCCCAAGTTTTCCACGCGCAGGCATAACCGCTGCAAACTCTGCGGACGTCCGCGGGCTTACCTGCGGAAGTTTGGCGTCTGCCGCCTGTGCTTCCGCGGGCTGGCTCTTCGCGGCGAGATTCCTGGGGTTTCCAAGTCGTCCTGGTAG
- the rpsH gene encoding 30S ribosomal protein S8 codes for MSLTDPVADLLTRIRNAVSARQQKLDVPASKLKMEIARILKEEGYISNFKATEESGRKVLRVYLKYSSSNDAAITNVARVSRPGCRVYVGHTEIPRVLGGLGINILTTPKGVMTGRQARKSGIGGEILCEVW; via the coding sequence ATGAGTTTGACCGATCCGGTCGCAGATTTGTTGACCCGAATTCGTAACGCTGTCAGTGCGCGCCAACAGAAGCTGGATGTGCCGGCTTCGAAGCTGAAGATGGAAATCGCCCGCATCCTCAAAGAGGAAGGCTACATCTCCAACTTTAAGGCCACGGAAGAAAGCGGGCGCAAAGTACTGCGCGTGTACCTGAAATACAGCTCGAGCAACGATGCCGCTATTACAAATGTGGCCCGCGTTTCGCGACCCGGCTGCCGCGTGTATGTCGGCCACACAGAGATTCCGCGCGTTCTCGGCGGTCTGGGAATCAATATCCTCACGACTCCAAAGGGCGTGATGACCGGGCGTCAAGCGCGCAAGAGTGGCATTGGCGGCGAGATTTTGTGCGAGGTTTGGTAA
- the rplF gene encoding 50S ribosomal protein L6, translating to MSRIGKKPITVPSGVKVNIQGNLVSVQGPKGKLDTPVPIGIKVEQKDGHLVAIRENDSQAAIHGLARALVFNAVEGVTNGWKKELEIVGIGYRVEMKGKGTVVFTLGFSHPIEFPLPAGIDVAVDPKQTRLTVSGIDRQKVGQVAADMRSLRPPDPYKNKGVRYAGERLKKKVGKTGAK from the coding sequence ATGTCGAGAATTGGAAAAAAGCCGATCACGGTGCCCAGCGGGGTGAAGGTCAATATCCAGGGCAATCTCGTGTCGGTACAAGGACCTAAGGGCAAGCTGGATACGCCAGTCCCAATCGGAATCAAGGTTGAACAAAAAGACGGGCATCTGGTTGCGATTCGCGAGAACGATTCGCAAGCGGCGATTCACGGATTGGCGCGCGCTCTCGTGTTCAATGCCGTCGAAGGTGTGACCAACGGCTGGAAGAAGGAACTCGAAATCGTTGGAATCGGTTATCGCGTGGAAATGAAGGGTAAGGGTACTGTGGTGTTCACGCTGGGGTTTTCCCACCCCATCGAGTTCCCGCTACCCGCTGGTATTGATGTTGCGGTGGACCCAAAGCAGACGCGGCTGACCGTCAGTGGAATTGATCGCCAGAAGGTTGGACAAGTTGCTGCCGATATGCGCTCGCTCCGTCCACCGGATCCGTATAAGAACAAGGGTGTCCGCTATGCTGGCGAGCGCCTGAAGAAGAAGGTTGGCAAGACCGGAGCGAAGTAA